DNA from bacterium:
ACTATTATCAAAAACATACAGCCAGACCGGACTGATGCAGCGCTCCGCACAAACGGCATCGTTACTTTTAGAGAAATTTCCAAAATCCGATTACCGCGACGACGCATTGCTTCAATTAGCACAGGCTGACTATGAATCGCGTCAATACGAAAGTGCAATCAAGAAGCTAACGGAAATTAAAAATTCAAAAAATAAGCAAGCATCCGAAGAAGCTGCGCTTATACTCGACCAGATGATACAGTATTCGCTGTCGTCGCAGGAGATTGCTCCGCTCGTTTCTACTAACAATGATCTGCAATTATTCTACGCACGAAAACTTATTTCCATCGAACGTTATCGAAAAGCCTCATCAATTCTTGAAGAATTTATCAAACTCAATCCGAAGCATGACGATATCAAAATTGCAAAAGCTTTGTTGAAAGAAGCCGATGAGAAAAATGACGGACCTGTAGTGATCGGATTGATCGTATCTCTAAGCGGTCCTTATGCCGAAATCGGTAAATCGGTCAAAAACGGAGTCGAACTGGCGATTGCGAAATACAATGAATCCAATAAGATTAAAATTGAATTGATCACGTATGACGATCGATCCGATATCGTGCAATGTATTAAAGCGGCTCAAGCTTTGACGGACAATCCTTCGATCAGCCTGATCATCGGGCCGGCAGAAAGTACGATGATGGCCGCAGCAGCAGTCGTAGCCAATTTTCGTCATATGCCAATGATCTCTCCTACCGCCACACAGTCCGACCTAACGGACATTGGCGCGTATATTTATCAGGCCAATGTGGACGTTGAAACACGCAGCAGGGCGATCGCACGGTATGCCGTTCAGAAAATGGGACTTAAAAAGTTTGCAATCCTTGCTCCGTCGGATGCTTACGGAGAAACTGCAACTACTAGTTTTTCTGCTGCAGTAGAATCTTTTGGTGGCCACGTCGTCGTATCACAAAAATTTTATGATAATACGCAGGATTACCGCGCTCAGATTACGACGATTCGCAAACTTGGGCTCATCGATCAGGTTAATGGTGCTATCAGTAAAGGCGTTTGGAGTATTCAACAAATCGATTCTATTTACAACCGTTACTTTCCCGTTGATCCTGATAACCCAGAAGATTTTAAAACACCTCTGACGAATATCGACGCCGTTTTTCTTCCGATCTACTCCGATGATATCAAATATATCGCGCCGCAACTTGCCTTCTATAATATTAAAACACAATTACTCGGCGGCGATAATTGGTACGATCTGACCGAACTCAAACTGCAACAAAATTATGTTAACGGAGCGATTTTTATTTCGGAATATTTTGTTAATAACGGCGAAACGCGAACTAAAAATTTTCTGCAAGCCTACCGTCAAAAATTCGGATACGATGCCGGAAGGGAAGGAGTGTACGGGTATGATCTGATGGAGTTGATTTCAGAAATCATCAAAAAAGGAAACTATTTATCTGAAGATATTCAGGCCGAACTCGAAAAAGGGATCGAGTGGAACGGCATTCATAATACTATCCGATTCTCAAAAGATTCCCGCGCCAATACGTCGGTTCATCTTTTGCAATTTCAAAGCGGCGCCGTATCTAAATTAAAAGAATAAAATCACCATCATCGTAGCGTCATGTCTAATCGATTCATGTTTTTTTTATTCACGCTTTTAGTGTGGATCCCGGGGCTTCAGTCGGCCCCTACGGATAGTTTGACCATTACAGAAGTCATGTTCGACCCTTCCGGAAGTGAAACCACTGATGAATTCATAGAAGTTTATAATTACAGTAAGACGCTGACTTATGATTTGTCGAACTGGATTATATCCGATAGCGCCGGGGGAAACGACTCAGATAAAGTAATAGGCACCACGGAAGGCACTCTGCTTTATCCCGGGCAATTTGCAATTATTTTTGACACTGACTACTCCATCTCATCAGGGCTTTATAGAAATATAATTCCTGATACAGCGCGGATTCTAAAAATTCAGGGCACTACTTTTGGTTCGGGAGGATTGAATAATTCAGCATCCGAAACGGTGATGCTCATCAAAACTTTTCCACGAGATACTATCGCTAGATACCGTTATTCGCTCGGTAACACGGAAGGTTTTTCAGATGAAAAAATTAACTTAGTCAATGACGACGCACCAAACAATTGGACGAATAGTATTTTTTTACTAGGTACTCCCGGCGCGCCGCCGGAAACCGACCTTTCGATCAAATCCAGCCCGCTTCAATTTAATCCTCTTTCTCCGCCAACGGGCAATTCGGTTCAAATTTCCGCAAACATTAAAAATATCGGTATATACAACGTCGAGACTTTTAAAATAAAATTTTATGAGGATCTGAATGCCAATTATTCGGCCGATCCTTCGGAAGCAATTGATTCTGTCACTTCTGAAACACTTCTCAATCGCGGCGACTCGGCTATAGTTTCGATAACGACCAATCCGTTGTCGGCGGGAAAGCATATTTATATGGCTCAAATCGTCGGCGACAGTACATTGCCCTCTATGGACACGGTATTGGCCAATAATGTTATTATCGATTCGCTTGAAACTATTCCGGCTTTCGACGTCGCCGTTGTTCCAATGAATTTTTCTCCGCTAGTTCCTGTGGCCGGTGGATCATTGCAAATTAATGTTCCAATCAAAAATTTGGGCGTGAATGCCATTAATGGATTTACTGCCAACCTCTATGAAGATTTAAATAAAAATTTAATCGCCGACATTGATGAATTAAAAAACACTGAAAATTATTCAGGCAATTTCGCCTCGGGTGATTCAACCATCATTTCATTTTCAGTTTTAAATGTTACCCTTGGCAAACATTATTACATTGTTGAAATTCCAATTAATAGTTTAAACCCCTCGCCTGATGAAAAAGCTACCAATAATTCGCGCCGCGACTCGATTGTAGTTTCGGCTGCTCCGGGTTCTATTGTCGTTAATGAATTTCTTTACAATGCTATTTCCGGCGAAATTCCCGAATGGGTGGAATTATTCAACCGAACCGACAACGACATCAGCCTCCAATCGTGGAAAATTGGTGACTCCTCTTCGGTCATTATGCTCACCAATAAAGCTGACAGTCTGCGCGCCGGACACTATGCCGTAATTATCCAGGACTCGACATCCTTTCATCAGCATTATGGCACATTAGACAATGCCATCAAAAGAATTTATTTATCGGGGTTACCTTCCCTGAACAACGGCGGCGACGTTGTAAAAATCATCACTCCGACCGGCATTACAATCGATAGCGTACGTTTCCGTTCCGGTTGGGGTGGAGGCGTCGGAATATCGCTTGAACGAAGGCTCGCCGACAGCGCTTCGAACAGTGTCACGAATTGGAAATCAACTACAGCAATTATTGGCGGCACTCCCGGGACAGAAAATACAGCCACACCGGCCAGCTACGATTTGAGCATATCGGCAGCGGATATCACTTTCTCGCCAGGTTTTCCTATATTCGGGCAAGTCTTCACCATTTTCAGCAAAGTACACAATGTCGGATTGCTGGCCAGCGAAAATTTTAGCGTCAATGTATTCAGGATTGCCGGAGCGGATACAACTATACTCTTGCAACAGAATGTAGTCCTACTAGCTGCGGGCGACTCGCTCATTACAATGATCAACGATACAGCACAAGCAGGCCGAATCATTTTTGTTCGAATTGACTATAATGCCGATCAACGCGCGCAAAATAATTCTGCGTCGCATTCCCTTTTAATAGGAACAAGACGATCAAGCATCATCATCAACGAAATTAATTATGTTCCCGGCACCGGCGCGACCGAATGGATTGAATTATATAACCCGGGTCCCGATACTATTGATTTAAAAAAATGGACCATCGCTGACGGCAATTCCGATCAGACCAACTTTGCAACGAAAATTACAATTACCAACCCCTCCTCACCTATTTATCCAGGAGAATATGTTGTCGTTGGTAAAGACTCCAACCAGTTTAATTTAAAATTTCCGAATGTGTCAAAAAAGCTTTTCATTTCATCATTCCCAACGCTGAATAATAGCGGCGATATGATTGGCCTTTTCGACAGCGTAGGTGCGGTCATTGATAGTTTGATGTACGAATCGAAATGGGGCGGGTCAACAGATGTTTCACTTGAACGCATCAGCGCTGCCGGGAATTCATATTCATCGGCCAATTGGCATTCTTCTATAAATCCATTCGGAGCTACTCCCGGGAAAATCAATAGCGTCACACCGGTCCCGCTCGATATCGCTTTATTCAAAAAAGACATTACATTTTCGCCGGCGCATCCGGCTGTTGGCGAACCCGTTTCGATTCACGCTCTTATCCGAAACATCGGTTTACAGCCCATCACAGCATCATTTACCGTCACGGCATTTTACGACGGCAATAACAACAATCTGCCGGAAACCACTGAGGAAATATCTCATCAATCGTTTAATAATCTCGCTGAAAACGACTCCATGGTAATTACGTTTGCGTGGACAACGCCTGGAGTTTCCGGAGTTTCGCCGCAAATTTTCGTGGTCATTGATTTTACCGATGATCAGAGAATAGAAAATAATTCGGCCTTCCAAAATCTCAGTTTCGGTGTCCAATCTTTTTCTGTTGTGATCAATGAGTTTTTGTATGAACCTGACTCGACTCAATCGGAATTTGTAGAAATTTATAATCGCAGCGATGAGATTCTGAACTTAAGGAATTGGAAAATCGGCGATGCATCCGGACAGAAAACAATTGTTACGAACGATTATTGGCTTTTTCCTCAATCGTTTAGAATTCTGACTTCGGATACGGCATTTCATTCAAAATTTCAAAAAAAATCTTTACCCAAAAATGCTGCCATTCCGGATAGTTTGATTATCGTTATTCCATCAATGCCAAGCCTGAACAATACGGATGACGCCGTTTATCTGGCCGACTCTGTCGGAGTAGTGGTCGATAGCGTTTATTATTTCAGTTCGTGGGGCGGAAGGAAAGGCATAAGCATTGAACGAATTGACATCGGCGGCCTTTCCAACGATCCCGGCAATTGGACGACGTGTGTGGCTGCTCAGGGATCGACTCCAGGACAACTCAATAGCATTTTATCAGCCACTCCTTTTCCGGAGCATTCGCTCA
Protein-coding regions in this window:
- a CDS encoding ABC transporter substrate-binding protein; this translates as MKYSWSLALCLFTVSLLAQNDPNEKKLFNQALQAYQAHRYDESLHSLQNLLEQYPSGSYTSASLLLLSKTYSQTGLMQRSAQTASLLLEKFPKSDYRDDALLQLAQADYESRQYESAIKKLTEIKNSKNKQASEEAALILDQMIQYSLSSQEIAPLVSTNNDLQLFYARKLISIERYRKASSILEEFIKLNPKHDDIKIAKALLKEADEKNDGPVVIGLIVSLSGPYAEIGKSVKNGVELAIAKYNESNKIKIELITYDDRSDIVQCIKAAQALTDNPSISLIIGPAESTMMAAAAVVANFRHMPMISPTATQSDLTDIGAYIYQANVDVETRSRAIARYAVQKMGLKKFAILAPSDAYGETATTSFSAAVESFGGHVVVSQKFYDNTQDYRAQITTIRKLGLIDQVNGAISKGVWSIQQIDSIYNRYFPVDPDNPEDFKTPLTNIDAVFLPIYSDDIKYIAPQLAFYNIKTQLLGGDNWYDLTELKLQQNYVNGAIFISEYFVNNGETRTKNFLQAYRQKFGYDAGREGVYGYDLMELISEIIKKGNYLSEDIQAELEKGIEWNGIHNTIRFSKDSRANTSVHLLQFQSGAVSKLKE
- a CDS encoding lamin tail domain-containing protein translates to MSNRFMFFLFTLLVWIPGLQSAPTDSLTITEVMFDPSGSETTDEFIEVYNYSKTLTYDLSNWIISDSAGGNDSDKVIGTTEGTLLYPGQFAIIFDTDYSISSGLYRNIIPDTARILKIQGTTFGSGGLNNSASETVMLIKTFPRDTIARYRYSLGNTEGFSDEKINLVNDDAPNNWTNSIFLLGTPGAPPETDLSIKSSPLQFNPLSPPTGNSVQISANIKNIGIYNVETFKIKFYEDLNANYSADPSEAIDSVTSETLLNRGDSAIVSITTNPLSAGKHIYMAQIVGDSTLPSMDTVLANNVIIDSLETIPAFDVAVVPMNFSPLVPVAGGSLQINVPIKNLGVNAINGFTANLYEDLNKNLIADIDELKNTENYSGNFASGDSTIISFSVLNVTLGKHYYIVEIPINSLNPSPDEKATNNSRRDSIVVSAAPGSIVVNEFLYNAISGEIPEWVELFNRTDNDISLQSWKIGDSSSVIMLTNKADSLRAGHYAVIIQDSTSFHQHYGTLDNAIKRIYLSGLPSLNNGGDVVKIITPTGITIDSVRFRSGWGGGVGISLERRLADSASNSVTNWKSTTAIIGGTPGTENTATPASYDLSISAADITFSPGFPIFGQVFTIFSKVHNVGLLASENFSVNVFRIAGADTTILLQQNVVLLAAGDSLITMINDTAQAGRIIFVRIDYNADQRAQNNSASHSLLIGTRRSSIIINEINYVPGTGATEWIELYNPGPDTIDLKKWTIADGNSDQTNFATKITITNPSSPIYPGEYVVVGKDSNQFNLKFPNVSKKLFISSFPTLNNSGDMIGLFDSVGAVIDSLMYESKWGGSTDVSLERISAAGNSYSSANWHSSINPFGATPGKINSVTPVPLDIALFKKDITFSPAHPAVGEPVSIHALIRNIGLQPITASFTVTAFYDGNNNNLPETTEEISHQSFNNLAENDSMVITFAWTTPGVSGVSPQIFVVIDFTDDQRIENNSAFQNLSFGVQSFSVVINEFLYEPDSTQSEFVEIYNRSDEILNLRNWKIGDASGQKTIVTNDYWLFPQSFRILTSDTAFHSKFQKKSLPKNAAIPDSLIIVIPSMPSLNNTDDAVYLADSVGVVVDSVYYFSSWGGRKGISIERIDIGGLSNDPGNWTTCVAAQGSTPGQLNSILSATPFPEHSLIINEIMFSSFSDEPEYIELYNPGDSAISLSNWVLQINDDKMLITQSSVSVAPKAYIVIAQNKTFSDRFDLNTDRIIVPSSWKTLQNTGARIILRDWIGSAIDSVDYLASWGGGEGIALEKINPTANASQAVNWGSCVFIEGGTPGEVNSIFAGGQQPKKIKLSATPNPFFIDRNEETKIIIELPVTQARVTLKIYDHQGRHIRTLLNNAPTGVYREVSWDGKDQQNRFVRMGIYVMYLEVIDEITGFNKNAKKTVVVGRKL